AAACCGGTCTCTTAATTGCTACAGggtagaagggggaaaaaaggccaAGATTTGCCGGAGTTGGGTGGTGGCGCCTGCTGCAGAGAGAAGAGGCACTGTTCCTGCAAAGCCGGGAGCTCTAATGGGGACTAAGTCACACTTCCTGGTGCGCTGGGGGCGGGAGGGCGCCGCGGCTCGCAGCGCGGGGGGCGGGGCCGTCTTCCTTCGCAGAAGCCGAAAATACACACCAGGACCCAGAGGCTTGAGAAATTTATTACAAGGCCATCAAAGAAGTAAAAATCTGTCTGAGCATCAGTctctcagtggttgagtaacGAGTGCACGTAACACATGGTCTCTGTCGCTCGCAACCTGGGAGCTCAAGGGCACAGCGCGGCATCAGCCCTAGCTCCCGCGAGGGTGTGGGCCCTCAGTCCTGCAAGCCACAGTCTCAAGGAGGGTGGGGGACAATAAGTCTCACCCAACCCTGCAGTGTAGAGTCCAGGTCCTCCACGATGGGGGAGGCAGCAGCTCCCCGCCCAGCTTCTGCTCAGGAGACCTGGTCCAGGGTCCCCTCTCCTGCTCGCCTGGGtcccctcttctcctctctcGAGGCCGCCTCTGGCGCTGTTCCTGGATAGCCGCCGGGGTGGCCGCACACTCCCCCTTCTGGTCCTCAGTCTCAGTGACTCTGCCCCCGATGGTCTCATGGGTTGGGTTGTTCTGGGGGATTTGTTCTGGGGGGGAGGgtcaaatgtgttttatttttttggcagcaACTCAACAGGTCCTGATGCTGGGAAGGGCCTCAGCGCTCCTGGAGAGAGATATAGGGGACCCACTGGTTATTGCCCCGGCTCTCTTCGCAgtaactggctacctccaccaagCCGTGGCTCTTCCAGGCATCTGAGTGAGGGTTCTGTGGGAGGAAAAAGGAATGGTTTAGTGGGAGCCCCAGGAAGAGATGGGGAGACTCCCTCTCCTGGGGCCCCTTTGGGGAAAACAGGCCAGCTCAAAATAGCTGCCTGGGTGATGAGGCCAGGGGCAGGGCTGCCCACGGGACATGCCAAGCATGGCTGAGCCCTGAGCTGGTACGGGACTGGTCAGCCCGACTTTGTTGACAAACATGGGCCCAGGTGCCCTGCAGGGCGGGGAAGAGACCCAGCTCACCGTGACCAGGAGGCAGTGCAGGTCCCGGGCTTCAGTGGTGCCCTGCACCTCAGTGGGCTCTCCCAGAAGCTGTGCTAGCCGCTGCATGCCGGACACCCTCATAATGTCAATGTCGTTGTCACAGCAAAAGGACTGGATGAGGGTGAAGTGAATTTGCAGGGCGATgtcatcctcttcctcctcatcaaTAGCCAAGAGACACAGGACCACGCTGTCAGGGTCCCTGAGGGAGTTGAAGAGAGAGAGGGTCAAGTGAGGATCATGGAAAGGCCACCAAGCACGAGGAGTTTGCAAGAGCAAAGAGAAACTACAGGAGGTGGAGACTGGCATCCGCATGCTGACTGGGGAGGGGGGCACGATTCAAAATATGGAGAATAGGACGTTCAAAAGGGGGGCTGCAAGCCATGCACTGTCATGTCAGGACGCTGCAACTCCTATCCCCCAAAAAGCAGAGGAACCCCGAATGcatagtgtgtgtggggggggcactCGCTAAGTCTCAGCGCTGTTCGAGACAGGGGCATAGGGAACCTGCAAAGCAGAGGGGCgcccccactgcacccagcccaggAAGGGGGTCTGACTCACACATTCATCAGCTTGGCTGACTCGTACACCCCCACCGTCAGGCGGTCCTGGCGCTGCGCGGCCACCAACAGCTCCTCCACCGCGGCGGTCACCGTCTGCATCCTGAAGCCAGGGAGAGGAGAGTCAGCGCCGGGCGGGCCACCTAGCGCCGCCGCACAGTCCACCCCTCAGGCGGCGGGGCCCCAGCTACTTACTTCTGAGCTGCGTTGTCACACGCCACGAGCTCTTCCAGCGTCATGTTGCAGTTATAATCCACAGTGGACGCAACCCCACGACAAATCCCAAGGAGAAATTGCAAAACCGGAGCCAGAGAGCCCAAAACCTTCCCACGGAGCCGGAACTGTCCAAGAACTTCGAGAAGTAAAAGAATTCCTTCAGTAAAAATGGGTGAAGAAAAGACAGCAAAAGTCCTCAGCGAGAAATAATCCACGAGGCTGAAGATCCACGCTCCGTACCTTAGCTTGGCGATTTGAGCCCGCGGCCACCGGCGCCGCTTTTTATAGACTTGTAAGGCAGGGGCGTGGCCTCGACGAGACTATTCTTCCCTTCTATTCGCGGAAAAACAAAGGCCAGAGCAGCAAGCGCTTCGGTTGGCCGCCGCCGTGGAGGGGGCGGAGCGCTGCGCTAGGATGCCCCACGTGGGGGCGagagctgggaggagggagcGGGGTGGGAGCCCGCGAgtgccagaaaagaaaaaaaaacagaagttttcTCCTGATTTCCCGGCAGCAGCGCCGCGGTTCGGGGCGCGCGCGGGATTTCCAGCGCGCGAGGCTGCCTGGACTTTCGCGGGGCGGGGCGCCGGGGGGGGACCTGGAATCCCCTCCTTATCCCCGGAGAGTCCCGGCCTGAGCCTTTCCAAGCTGTGCTGGGGGATCTCATGGGGAAGGCGCTCAGTTTGCACACTGATCCCTCCCAGGAGGTCATTAGGTGGGTCTCTCCGGGCCGTGGGTACCCCACACCCAGGCTGACTTCACTTCTCTGGGGAAAGCGGCACCGACCTCATTGGTTGGCATGTGCATTGTGTAAAATTACGGCATACAATAAGCACCCCGTAAGCTTGGTAGTTCTCAGGAGGCCTCTACAAAAGCGGGGGCTGCAAAGGCACCCTCTGGGTCCCCACCTGTCCCCTAAGAATCAATGCACACCGGCCTCATGGGGCTGGAGGGAGCCTTAAGTGTACACGGCGCTCAATAAGTGTCATCTGGAGGTCGCGATAGCACCTGGAAGTTCCCAAATGCAGGGGCTGCAAAGCCCTGGGCACCCTGGGGAAGAGACCGGGCGCCCCCTCCGCACCCCGGGCAAGTTTCAGGGTGGGGTGACGTGGGAGGCGCAGGTGGCGCGGCCCGGAGGCGCTGTGCTGGCGGGTCCCGCCCCCTGCCGGCCGCCTCTCGGTCCACCCTCTGACCGCGTCTCGCCGCCGGCCTGCGAGGAGAAACTGGGCCCGGGAGAAGGCGTGGGGAGCGCGGTTCTGGTTGGCGCTGCACGCCAGTGACTGGGACTTGGTCGCAGTGATGAGGGTGACTTTCGTTTCCTCGCCCCCAGGTGGCCCTTATCGAGGCGTGGTGTGAAACCGACCCCTTCCCCGTGTCGCAGAGTCTTTATTTAATCAAGGAGCGGGGAAGCCGAGGCTATGCTTCTTATGCAAAACGGGAAGCCGAGGCCTGGAGAGGCTGTCGCAGCCCAGTCGGAGCCACCGTGTGGGCCAGGCACTGCACGAGCTAGGCGGGCAGACCCGCGTGGGACTGTCTCCCACGGCCCCTCGGGGGCTCCCAGTGACTCACATCTGCGTCCCCTCCCCCGCCATCCTCCGGCCTGGCCTCGGCCCGGCGGCTCGGTTCCCTCGGTTCGGCGGCCCGCGGGTCCAGCTGACGCATCGCGCCGCCTCCGCGCCGCCCACCGCGGGGGGTGCGAAAGGTCCCTGGCGCGGCGAGGCGCGACggctccacctggtggccgccGAGGTCCCGGCGCCCGCGGAGCCGGAAGGGCGGGGCGgggtgagggaggtgaggagggtcCCTGCAGTGTGGCCTGAGGcgcctattttctattttgtagatgcagtgttttattttatttatttgtttttttaaatagataattttttatatttatttttcagttttcggtggacacgacatctttattttg
This genomic interval from Marmota flaviventris isolate mMarFla1 chromosome 1, mMarFla1.hap1, whole genome shotgun sequence contains the following:
- the Gadd45b gene encoding growth arrest and DNA damage-inducible protein GADD45 beta, translated to MTLEELVACDNAAQKMQTVTAAVEELLVAAQRQDRLTVGVYESAKLMNVDPDSVVLCLLAIDEEEEDDIALQIHFTLIQSFCCDNDIDIMRVSGMQRLAQLLGEPTEVQGTTEARDLHCLLVTNPHSDAWKSHGLVEVASYCEESRGNNQWVPYISLQER